A genomic region of Ruficoccus amylovorans contains the following coding sequences:
- a CDS encoding carbohydrate porin produces the protein MPSPTCLARGLCACLLGLTVSPVLHAVDNYNSSTEKINENLTHFSSEAEKNRQPEEDMIDELQERQYLLGDTGGWREDLADYGLAIDLSFAMNLAGNPVGGDSRGFTQLNSTGLNFGVDLEKLAGLEGLSFFSSLSVRSGTSLTLSHIHNVINVQQLYGNESYRLVNLYLEQVLLDGHFSIKAGRIAQFDDFSHSDAFAYYMNNAFDGQPVGFFFMGPFTAYPVTTWGALIRGGVPTGQHDGFYGMVGAYGADSNQANVDNHGTDFTFNFDQGANIMGELGYKLNWSKYSSGLPGKYALGAWMFTGPFTTNSGGTTDNIGGLYYFIEQNLYREGVPEQVPNSERMQARQVWGQSEGFMEEIQGLYFWTTGQFNLSDDVNQADLFASAGLYYRGLLPGRDQDILSLGAAWLNFSSSWGNAQRAAGQPVQDYEVELELSYRYQVTNYFYLQPNIQGVINPGAANQFDDALVIGLQLQVDF, from the coding sequence ATGCCTTCCCCTACCTGTCTTGCTCGCGGGCTGTGTGCATGCCTGCTAGGACTGACCGTCTCGCCCGTTCTTCACGCGGTGGACAACTACAACTCCTCCACCGAAAAAATAAACGAGAACCTGACCCACTTCTCCTCGGAAGCGGAGAAAAACCGCCAACCCGAGGAGGACATGATCGATGAACTTCAGGAGCGTCAGTACCTGCTCGGCGACACCGGGGGCTGGCGCGAAGACCTGGCCGATTACGGGCTGGCGATTGACCTGAGCTTCGCCATGAACCTCGCGGGTAACCCTGTCGGTGGCGACAGCCGGGGCTTTACCCAGCTCAACAGCACGGGGCTCAACTTCGGGGTGGACCTCGAAAAGCTGGCCGGACTGGAGGGGCTGAGCTTTTTCAGCAGCCTGTCGGTGCGCAGTGGCACCAGCCTGACGCTGAGCCACATCCACAACGTGATCAACGTCCAGCAGCTTTACGGCAACGAGAGCTATCGCCTCGTCAACCTCTACCTCGAACAAGTCCTGCTGGACGGGCACTTCTCGATCAAGGCCGGGCGCATCGCGCAGTTTGACGACTTCTCGCATTCGGACGCCTTCGCCTACTATATGAACAACGCCTTCGACGGGCAGCCGGTCGGTTTCTTTTTCATGGGACCGTTCACGGCCTACCCGGTGACGACCTGGGGCGCGCTCATCCGCGGCGGCGTTCCCACCGGGCAGCATGACGGCTTTTACGGCATGGTCGGTGCCTATGGGGCGGACTCGAACCAGGCCAATGTGGACAACCACGGGACGGACTTCACCTTTAACTTCGACCAGGGCGCGAACATCATGGGCGAGCTGGGCTACAAGCTCAACTGGTCAAAATACTCCTCCGGCCTGCCCGGTAAATACGCGCTGGGGGCGTGGATGTTCACCGGACCCTTCACTACGAACAGCGGCGGCACGACCGACAACATCGGGGGGCTTTACTACTTCATCGAGCAGAACCTCTACCGCGAGGGCGTGCCCGAGCAAGTGCCCAACTCCGAGCGCATGCAGGCCCGTCAGGTCTGGGGCCAGTCAGAAGGTTTTATGGAAGAGATCCAGGGGCTCTACTTCTGGACCACGGGCCAGTTCAACCTCAGCGACGACGTGAACCAGGCCGACCTCTTCGCCAGCGCCGGTCTCTACTACCGGGGGCTGCTACCGGGACGCGACCAGGACATCCTCTCTCTCGGCGCGGCCTGGCTGAACTTCAGCAGCAGTTGGGGGAATGCCCAGCGCGCCGCCGGCCAGCCTGTGCAGGACTACGAAGTCGAACTCGAACTGAGCTACCGCTATCAGGTGACGAACTACTTCTACCTCCAGCCGAACATCCAGGGCGTTATCAATCCCGGCGCGGCCAATCAGTTCGACGACGCGCTCGTCATCGGCCTCCAGCTCCAGGTGGATTTTTAG
- a CDS encoding PTS sugar transporter subunit IIA has translation MRLDRYIAKNRIIDIVSRDLEGALKELLEVCDLRGEKFDRKELLEELLEREKTMTTYLGSGIALPHVRIEMKRPYLFAIGRCPDGLEFDGHGEYKELRLIFLLLASEREKSYLNVLASLARTFQEPSMVERLTASPDVATLRKNVADAFGRPRDQKRTKDNKFNRLILREAVKIATGAKCSAVMVFGDTFAGGVDAADDFGDFKTLLVTQSASEMTQAKRAFNAIIPVRAFGFNRLSQLRSAMLIGLTRGLIKSNERLCCVGGIPQSNQFDTLVVVDVEREFQSVFTRQSDMLPSSVKPEVLERVLGIATELSVEGREGKPIGTLFVIGEAEKIKPYTKQLVLNPFQGYEREERNILNPFMDETVKEFSFIDGAFLINGDGVLEAAGSMVHAPDFPKEMPSGLGTRHAAANAISVATDCIALVVSASSGQVTLFRRGQMLPLIVRSHSNSL, from the coding sequence ATGCGCCTGGATCGTTACATAGCGAAAAACCGGATCATCGACATTGTCAGCCGCGACCTCGAAGGCGCGCTCAAGGAACTGCTGGAGGTCTGTGACCTGCGCGGAGAGAAGTTTGACCGCAAGGAGCTGCTCGAAGAACTGCTGGAGCGTGAGAAGACGATGACGACCTACCTCGGCAGCGGCATCGCCCTGCCGCACGTGCGCATCGAGATGAAGCGCCCATACCTCTTCGCTATCGGGCGCTGCCCGGACGGGTTGGAGTTCGACGGGCACGGCGAGTACAAGGAACTGCGCCTGATCTTTCTCCTCCTGGCCTCCGAGCGCGAAAAGTCTTACCTGAACGTCCTCGCCTCGCTGGCCCGGACCTTTCAGGAGCCCTCCATGGTCGAGCGCCTGACGGCCTCGCCTGACGTGGCCACGCTGCGCAAGAACGTGGCCGACGCCTTTGGCCGTCCCCGCGATCAGAAGCGGACCAAGGACAACAAGTTCAACCGCCTCATCCTGCGCGAGGCCGTCAAGATCGCCACCGGGGCGAAGTGCTCAGCGGTCATGGTTTTCGGAGATACCTTTGCCGGGGGCGTGGACGCGGCGGACGATTTTGGCGACTTCAAGACCCTGCTCGTCACGCAGTCGGCCTCCGAGATGACGCAGGCCAAGCGCGCCTTTAACGCCATCATCCCGGTGCGTGCCTTCGGTTTCAACCGCCTCTCGCAGTTGCGCAGCGCCATGCTTATCGGCCTGACGCGCGGCCTGATCAAAAGCAACGAGCGTCTCTGCTGTGTCGGCGGCATCCCGCAGAGCAACCAGTTCGACACGCTCGTGGTGGTCGATGTGGAGCGGGAATTCCAGTCGGTCTTTACCCGGCAGAGCGACATGCTCCCCAGTTCGGTCAAGCCCGAGGTGCTGGAGCGCGTGCTGGGCATCGCGACGGAGCTTTCGGTCGAGGGCCGCGAGGGCAAGCCCATCGGCACGCTTTTCGTCATCGGCGAGGCAGAGAAGATCAAGCCCTACACCAAGCAGCTTGTGCTGAACCCGTTCCAGGGCTACGAGCGCGAGGAGCGCAACATCCTCAATCCGTTCATGGACGAGACGGTGAAGGAGTTTTCGTTTATCGACGGGGCCTTTCTCATCAACGGCGACGGCGTGCTGGAAGCGGCCGGGAGCATGGTTCACGCCCCCGACTTTCCCAAGGAAATGCCCAGTGGCCTTGGGACCCGTCACGCCGCGGCCAACGCCATTTCTGTGGCCACGGATTGCATCGCGCTGGTCGTCTCGGCCAGCAGCGGGCAGGTCACGCTTTTCCGGCGCGGACAGATGCTTCCGCTCATCGTACGCTCGCACTCGAACAGCCTGTAG
- a CDS encoding NADH-quinone oxidoreductase subunit A translates to MSVEAYVPVLIQIILGVVIASAIIVASHIFGQRSRGNYIKDAAYECGLVSTGKFHPRFGVKFYVVAMLFILFDVEVVFLIPWVLVYREFIVAQIPILLPVLFFLFILAVGFLYEMKKGGLKWER, encoded by the coding sequence ATGAGCGTCGAAGCTTACGTTCCCGTCCTGATCCAGATCATTCTGGGCGTGGTTATCGCGTCCGCAATCATCGTGGCCAGCCATATTTTCGGCCAGCGCTCCCGCGGGAACTACATCAAGGATGCCGCCTACGAGTGCGGCCTGGTGTCCACCGGAAAGTTCCACCCGCGTTTCGGGGTGAAGTTCTACGTGGTGGCGATGCTGTTCATCCTTTTCGATGTGGAGGTCGTCTTCCTCATCCCGTGGGTCCTCGTCTATCGCGAGTTCATCGTGGCGCAGATTCCGATTCTGCTCCCGGTGCTTTTCTTCCTGTTTATCCTCGCGGTCGGGTTCCTCTATGAGATGAAAAAAGGCGGCCTGAAATGGGAGAGATAG
- a CDS encoding phosphoribosylaminoimidazole carboxylase, which produces MDRSENLLHDLPPALPDEVTDVLLRGAGRFRLERIVSHGQASPPGFWYDQDEHEWILLAEGGAGLRFKDEPAVRELHPGDHLLIPAHRRHRVEWTAPDKATIWLALFWQ; this is translated from the coding sequence ATGGACCGGAGCGAGAATCTTTTGCACGATTTACCGCCGGCGTTGCCGGACGAGGTGACGGACGTGCTGCTGCGCGGGGCGGGAAGGTTCCGCCTGGAGCGGATTGTGTCGCATGGACAGGCTTCGCCGCCCGGTTTCTGGTACGACCAGGACGAGCACGAATGGATATTGCTGGCCGAGGGTGGGGCGGGACTGCGCTTCAAGGATGAGCCCGCCGTGCGCGAACTGCACCCTGGCGACCACTTGCTCATCCCCGCGCACCGGCGTCACCGGGTCGAGTGGACGGCTCCTGACAAGGCCACCATCTGGCTGGCGCTATTCTGGCAGTGA